Proteins found in one Halobaculum sp. MBLA0147 genomic segment:
- a CDS encoding ABC transporter ATP-binding protein: protein MSERVELRDVTKRFDETVAVDGVSLTVEPGETLGLVGPSGCGKTTTLRTVAGFETPTEGRVAFDGEPVTDVPPERRDVGLVFQSYALFDNMSVRENVAFGLKMRDVPRAERHERAAELLELLGIGGLGDRDPTTLSGGQQQRVGLARALAIEPRVLLLDEPMTGLDAKLKTRLQEEIGGLLADLDVTSLYVTHDQAEAMVMCDRIAVLNDGRVEQVGTPEEVYERPATPFVADFVGTSNRLSATVDDGVLDLGYAAVPAPETATDGEVTVVARPQAFDVGGGPVEATLEDRFYLGDHVRASARLPDGDELTLTFDPTDAPDGDTVSLSVEPERLHLLAR, encoded by the coding sequence ATGAGTGAACGAGTGGAACTACGCGACGTGACGAAACGCTTCGACGAGACGGTCGCGGTCGACGGGGTCTCGCTCACCGTCGAACCGGGCGAGACGCTCGGCCTCGTCGGCCCGTCCGGCTGCGGGAAGACGACCACACTCCGGACGGTCGCCGGGTTCGAGACGCCGACGGAGGGCCGGGTCGCCTTCGACGGCGAGCCGGTGACGGACGTGCCTCCGGAGCGACGCGACGTGGGACTGGTGTTCCAGTCGTACGCGCTGTTCGACAACATGAGCGTCCGCGAGAACGTCGCCTTCGGGCTCAAGATGCGGGACGTCCCCCGCGCCGAGCGTCACGAGCGGGCGGCCGAGTTGCTCGAACTGCTCGGGATCGGCGGGCTGGGTGACCGCGACCCGACGACGCTGTCGGGTGGCCAACAACAGCGCGTCGGCCTCGCCCGCGCGCTGGCGATCGAGCCACGGGTCCTCCTGTTGGACGAGCCGATGACCGGGCTCGACGCGAAGCTGAAGACGCGCCTCCAGGAGGAGATCGGCGGGCTGCTGGCCGATCTCGACGTGACGAGTCTCTACGTCACCCACGACCAGGCGGAGGCGATGGTGATGTGTGACCGGATCGCGGTGTTGAACGACGGTCGAGTGGAGCAGGTCGGGACCCCCGAGGAAGTGTACGAGCGCCCGGCGACCCCGTTCGTCGCGGACTTCGTCGGCACCTCGAACAGGTTGTCGGCGACCGTCGACGACGGGGTGTTAGATCTGGGGTACGCCGCGGTCCCGGCACCGGAGACTGCGACGGACGGCGAGGTGACGGTCGTCGCTCGGCCGCAGGCGTTCGACGTTGGCGGCGGTCCGGTGGAGGCGACACTGGAGGATCGCTTCTACCTCGGGGACCACGTCCGAGCGAGTGCTCGCCTCCCGGACGGGGACGAACTGACGCTGACGTTCGACCCCACCGACGCGCCCGACGGGGACACCGTCTCGCTGTCCGTAGAGCCCGAACGGCTCCACCTGCTCGCGCGGTGA
- a CDS encoding ABC transporter permease, protein MAALDSEETGLRERAATTALPETERDRERRRIAVLSLPFLALATFGAFVPLVEMVRVSTSTSSFAVEGFTLSAYRELFASILAYLPVVGDAVVPGTDPVYGAVIWNSLWFGAATTVVSVAVGVGIAHALEKYDLPFEGAVVTLVSFPISLPGIVAAFMMIVLFGTTGVLSNAVAVLAGTSPDAVALTGQPSGSTKAILGLFFGYLYSMIPRATFLLRGTYAEVNEDAEAAARSLGASPWETFRYVTLPQIRPGVVGAVILTFRTALAIFGTVLVLKALSVITFRFDQEIQVGFDLPMASALATVFFAFTLLFTFAGLRFTDAEVAEA, encoded by the coding sequence ATGGCCGCACTCGACTCCGAGGAGACCGGCCTCCGAGAGCGCGCCGCGACGACCGCACTCCCGGAGACCGAACGCGACCGCGAGCGACGACGGATCGCGGTGTTGTCGCTGCCGTTCCTCGCGCTGGCGACGTTCGGGGCCTTCGTCCCGCTCGTCGAGATGGTGCGGGTGAGCACCTCGACCTCCAGTTTCGCCGTCGAGGGGTTCACCCTGTCCGCCTACCGGGAGCTGTTCGCCTCGATCCTCGCGTACCTCCCCGTCGTCGGTGACGCCGTCGTCCCGGGGACGGACCCGGTGTACGGCGCGGTGATCTGGAACTCGCTGTGGTTCGGGGCCGCGACGACCGTCGTCAGCGTCGCCGTCGGCGTCGGGATCGCCCACGCGTTGGAGAAGTACGACCTCCCGTTCGAAGGGGCGGTCGTCACGCTGGTCTCGTTCCCGATCAGTCTCCCCGGCATCGTCGCGGCGTTCATGATGATCGTGTTGTTCGGCACGACGGGCGTGCTCTCGAACGCCGTCGCCGTCCTCGCGGGGACGAGTCCCGACGCGGTCGCGTTGACCGGGCAACCGTCAGGCTCGACGAAGGCGATCCTCGGGCTGTTCTTCGGCTACCTGTACTCGATGATCCCGCGGGCGACGTTCCTGTTGCGCGGGACGTACGCCGAGGTGAACGAGGACGCCGAGGCCGCCGCTCGCTCGTTGGGTGCGAGTCCGTGGGAGACGTTCCGGTACGTCACCCTCCCACAGATCCGGCCCGGTGTCGTCGGCGCGGTGATCCTCACGTTCCGCACCGCGCTCGCCATCTTCGGCACCGTACTCGTGTTGAAGGCGCTGTCGGTGATCACCTTCCGGTTCGACCAGGAGATCCAGGTCGGGTTCGACCTCCCGATGGCGTCGGCGTTGGCGACGGTGTTCTTCGCGTTCACCCTGCTGTTCACCTTCGCCGGACTGCGCTTCACGGACGCGGAGGTGGCCGAGGCGTGA
- a CDS encoding ABC transporter permease — protein MDRLSAAVGRRALVGLVVGCVVFLIGPVVLTFVASFFESWAGVGPSGPLTLTHWAQALGLAETVGASRGLGTWVVDVPATGLAVRIPASLAFSVLLALGGVGVNLVVGIPIAYAVTRYEFAGRDWLNTVAVLPVVPGIVLGIAFLRTYPNLPSAVALVIGYSLLKAPYMVLAVQSSFESMDLRRLEETARSLGASWPRTVATVILPNAKRGILSGSIVCWTLAAAEFNFSYVVYSRGPKPFSLFLFENISNNPFQRAAAAVSIYFLIVAGVTALLRATGERGFSTGGVQ, from the coding sequence CTGGACCGGCTGTCGGCCGCCGTCGGGCGCCGGGCGCTCGTCGGGCTGGTCGTCGGCTGCGTGGTGTTCCTGATCGGGCCCGTGGTGCTCACGTTCGTCGCGTCGTTCTTCGAGAGCTGGGCCGGTGTCGGCCCGAGCGGCCCGCTGACGCTGACCCACTGGGCACAGGCGCTGGGTCTCGCGGAGACGGTCGGCGCCTCTCGTGGCCTCGGGACCTGGGTCGTCGACGTACCGGCGACGGGACTCGCCGTCCGGATCCCCGCGAGTCTCGCCTTCAGCGTCCTGCTCGCGCTGGGTGGTGTCGGGGTGAACCTCGTCGTCGGGATCCCCATCGCGTACGCGGTGACGCGGTACGAGTTCGCCGGACGCGACTGGCTGAACACCGTCGCGGTGTTGCCGGTCGTGCCGGGGATCGTCCTCGGGATCGCGTTCCTGCGGACGTACCCGAACCTGCCGAGTGCGGTCGCGCTGGTGATCGGCTACTCGCTTCTGAAGGCGCCGTACATGGTGTTGGCCGTCCAGTCGTCGTTCGAGTCGATGGACCTCAGACGGCTGGAGGAGACCGCGCGCTCGCTGGGGGCGTCGTGGCCACGGACGGTCGCGACGGTGATCCTCCCGAACGCGAAACGCGGCATCCTCTCGGGGTCGATCGTCTGTTGGACGCTGGCGGCGGCGGAGTTCAACTTCTCGTACGTCGTCTACTCGCGGGGCCCGAAGCCGTTCTCGCTGTTCCTCTTCGAGAACATCTCGAACAACCCGTTCCAGCGGGCGGCCGCGGCGGTGTCGATCTACTTCCTGATCGTCGCCGGCGTCACCGCCCTGCTGCGTGCGACCGGCGAACGCGGGTTCTCGACGGGAGGTGTCCAGTGA
- a CDS encoding extracellular solute-binding protein — translation MAHSRRGALSLTGAAVAAGLAGCVTSSDSSTDAGGSGGSGAGDSGSGDSGSGDSSGSDSDAETYEVGYGDFQTSVSASEFPEKLFVYAVQTGWSNWGAQMETFEEQYGVPLNDDQRSSGEALSDLRSHAQDPTHSAYNGGYTFGILAMQDGLTQAYKPANWDKVPEKLKTDDGHMTATRRMTTTVTYRKDIYEEQGIEPPETWEDLKREEIASKTQYQPPNAAVGLAGALSINNAYGGSLDDVQPVIDYYNEVKEKGAVFAGNVEQKFTKGEVHTFVEYDYTGLDLKYNADSIGEDQVATTLLTGPNGEKGAFNQPYGYGMLKGAPNPEACKLFMDYVLSLEGQRKFLDAFVRPIRAPELEMPEEFPPQSRYEETEFQVDYTKLVDNQESIIEEIGKGVGLTGY, via the coding sequence ATGGCGCACTCCAGACGGGGAGCACTCTCCCTGACGGGCGCGGCGGTGGCGGCCGGCCTCGCCGGCTGCGTGACCAGTAGCGACTCGAGTACGGACGCGGGCGGCTCCGGGGGTTCGGGTGCCGGCGACTCGGGGTCCGGTGACTCCGGCTCCGGCGACTCGTCCGGGTCCGACTCCGACGCCGAGACGTACGAGGTCGGGTACGGGGACTTCCAGACGAGCGTCTCGGCGAGCGAGTTCCCGGAGAAGCTGTTCGTCTACGCGGTCCAGACCGGCTGGTCGAACTGGGGCGCACAGATGGAGACGTTCGAGGAACAGTACGGCGTCCCGCTGAACGACGACCAGCGTTCCTCGGGCGAGGCACTGTCGGACCTGCGCTCGCACGCACAGGACCCCACCCACTCGGCGTACAACGGCGGCTACACCTTCGGCATCCTGGCGATGCAGGACGGACTCACGCAGGCGTACAAGCCGGCCAACTGGGACAAGGTGCCGGAGAAGCTGAAGACGGACGACGGCCACATGACCGCCACGCGGCGGATGACGACGACCGTCACCTACCGGAAGGACATCTACGAGGAGCAGGGGATCGAGCCGCCGGAGACGTGGGAGGACCTCAAACGCGAGGAGATCGCGTCGAAGACACAGTACCAGCCGCCGAACGCGGCCGTCGGGCTCGCGGGTGCGCTGTCGATCAACAACGCCTACGGCGGGAGTCTCGACGACGTGCAGCCGGTGATCGACTACTACAACGAGGTGAAAGAGAAGGGTGCCGTCTTCGCGGGCAACGTCGAACAGAAGTTCACGAAGGGCGAGGTCCACACGTTCGTCGAGTACGACTACACCGGGCTGGACCTGAAGTACAACGCCGACTCCATCGGGGAGGACCAGGTGGCGACGACGCTGCTCACCGGCCCGAACGGCGAGAAGGGTGCGTTCAACCAGCCGTACGGCTACGGGATGCTGAAAGGCGCCCCGAACCCGGAGGCGTGTAAGCTGTTCATGGACTACGTGCTCTCCCTGGAGGGGCAACGGAAGTTCCTCGACGCGTTCGTCCGGCCGATCCGGGCGCCGGAGTTGGAGATGCCCGAGGAGTTCCCGCCACAGTCTCGCTACGAGGAGACGGAGTTCCAGGTCGACTACACGAAGCTGGTCGACAACCAGGAGTCGATCATCGAGGAGATCGGGAAGGGTGTCGGACTGACGGGGTACTGA
- a CDS encoding SDR family NAD(P)-dependent oxidoreductase — MHDETTSPSTETALVTGAAGGVGRAVVERFRADGWRVYATDVAAALDETDPWVDDDDVVTAELDVTDAADRERVRDRIAAETGRLDCLANVAGYALPGAVLDTDETAVRELYDVLVHGPTALARTAFDLLRAADGNVVTVTSSLARTVFPGTGHYAAAKAAAATTTDALRAECRGTGVAATTVEPAWVDTPFDERGLERLPPSADRHAAFAETYRRLERGRLLDGGLAAVSPERVARVVVHAATVARPRASYPVGWPAWGLRLVGHLPTPLVDAVRDTVADAVTRVREWRA; from the coding sequence GTGCACGACGAGACGACGAGTCCCTCTACCGAGACGGCACTCGTCACCGGTGCGGCGGGTGGTGTCGGCCGCGCCGTCGTCGAGCGGTTCCGCGCGGACGGGTGGCGCGTGTACGCGACGGACGTGGCGGCGGCACTCGACGAGACCGACCCGTGGGTGGACGACGACGACGTGGTCACCGCGGAACTCGACGTGACCGACGCGGCGGACCGCGAGCGGGTCCGCGACCGGATCGCCGCGGAGACGGGACGCCTCGACTGTCTGGCGAACGTGGCGGGGTACGCACTCCCCGGCGCGGTGCTCGACACCGACGAGACGGCCGTCCGGGAGTTGTACGACGTGCTGGTCCACGGGCCGACGGCGCTCGCGCGGACGGCGTTCGACCTCCTGCGCGCCGCCGACGGCAACGTGGTGACGGTGACGAGTTCACTCGCGCGGACGGTGTTCCCGGGCACGGGCCACTACGCGGCCGCGAAGGCCGCCGCGGCGACGACGACGGACGCGCTCCGCGCGGAGTGTCGCGGCACCGGCGTCGCGGCGACGACCGTCGAACCCGCCTGGGTCGACACCCCGTTCGACGAGCGGGGGCTGGAGCGACTCCCACCGTCCGCGGACCGCCACGCTGCGTTCGCGGAGACGTACCGACGACTGGAGCGTGGGCGACTGTTGGACGGCGGACTCGCCGCCGTCTCCCCCGAACGCGTTGCGCGGGTCGTCGTCCACGCCGCGACAGTCGCGCGACCGCGGGCGAGCTACCCCGTCGGCTGGCCCGCGTGGGGGCTGCGACTCGTCGGTCACCTCCCGACGCCGCTGGTGGACGCCGTCCGCGACACCGTCGCCGACGCGGTGACGCGAGTCCGCGAGTGGCGGGCGTGA
- a CDS encoding nucleoside phosphorylase, with amino-acid sequence MPYEYPAFDGKHEAPALISADHEVEAAAVTPAETPDAVVLCYQPTLFEHAVETHETRELFADHYLFDCHVLADVSVDGAAAPDGDADTDAAPEHDADAGDTPDDDATGSVGVVGNFGIGAPVTAMIVETLGAAGVEAFLSVGYAGCLQTDVSMADVIIPDRAIRDEGTSHHYLAPGELVKPTPSLAADARATTADSTRTVHEGTTWTVDAAYRETVPEVDHYAERGVLTVEMEAAAVFAVARHHRYEAAALLVVSDYLGTEEWEPRFDQTADHLRELFEIARETLVTYLETP; translated from the coding sequence GTGCCCTACGAGTACCCCGCCTTCGACGGCAAGCACGAGGCACCGGCGCTGATCTCCGCCGACCACGAGGTGGAGGCGGCGGCCGTGACGCCCGCCGAGACGCCCGACGCCGTCGTCCTCTGCTACCAGCCGACCCTGTTCGAGCACGCCGTCGAGACACACGAGACACGCGAACTGTTCGCCGACCACTACCTGTTCGACTGTCACGTCCTCGCGGACGTGTCGGTGGACGGTGCGGCCGCTCCCGACGGCGACGCGGACACGGACGCCGCTCCCGAGCACGACGCGGACGCGGGCGACACTCCCGATGACGACGCGACCGGGTCCGTCGGCGTCGTCGGGAACTTCGGCATCGGCGCGCCGGTGACGGCGATGATCGTCGAGACGCTGGGCGCCGCGGGTGTCGAGGCGTTCCTCTCGGTGGGGTACGCCGGCTGTCTCCAGACGGACGTGTCGATGGCGGACGTGATCATCCCCGACCGCGCGATCCGCGACGAGGGGACCTCACACCACTACCTCGCGCCAGGGGAACTCGTCAAGCCGACGCCGTCGCTGGCGGCGGACGCACGGGCGACCACCGCGGACTCGACCCGGACGGTCCACGAGGGGACGACGTGGACGGTCGACGCCGCGTACCGCGAGACGGTGCCGGAGGTGGACCACTACGCGGAGCGTGGGGTGCTCACCGTCGAGATGGAGGCCGCGGCGGTGTTCGCGGTCGCGCGCCACCACCGCTACGAGGCGGCCGCACTGCTCGTCGTCAGCGACTACCTCGGCACCGAAGAGTGGGAGCCGCGGTTCGACCAGACGGCCGACCACCTCCGGGAACTGTTCGAGATCGCCCGCGAGACGCTGGTGACGTACCTCGAAACTCCGTAG
- a CDS encoding stage II sporulation protein M encodes MSPDDHSHDDHSHDPHPDDAGPTDGPRTDGGESRSTTTTESTAPATARPTAAALPAFDDRDPSLSASLTAAVRLLRDFPAAVFPAYLLALGTASVARVPVLLGVAAATALLATTGRIEPVLQAAEPLFREAQATTGEPSGGPFGGGGIFGGDTPPDGASSDPGFSPELEAALADLVTPETVLLVLGGGALALVVGLLVRAVAVAVAQSTVWATFAVADGRGAPATDDTSHPTDDSARATDDAGRTTGVASRASHVALTDGIRGAGRWQTFLGLALVRLLVAAVLVGGSLLVTGVLTALSPAAIVLGVLGTLAAVAVTLVVLLVLSFANPAAVVDDRSVAGAIRGSLGFVRRHPGETVVFGLVAAGLYVGAGVAAGALSAAGAGRVGGLFVPLAVSPLVDLLATGLYAGVRRPSERLDHEAATDREPTPDRAPPADRTAADERLESVSAGSTEQTDTTADDDGFEWVTETEPAETGVDAVPERGADATAEGGDEAAPGQGDDATTDPGAHDTGTGTRREPSRRADTPPLAVSSGERRSLAVALRGLFGGGLRRCLGFVPRHSVAVVVATLAFVAGGAGGWAVVAPSGIAVPPPGDVQGVFGAFPVSTFANIAANNWLVAVSGAFGGLAFAVPAATAAAFNGAVIGALAAAFDPRALVALVAPHGVIELPILVVAWGMGLHLGAVGWRGVRGRVDAATVAGRLQTVASGLAGVAVLLVVASFVEAFLTPQIAALVLG; translated from the coding sequence GTGTCCCCGGACGATCACTCGCACGACGATCACTCGCACGACCCACACCCGGACGACGCCGGTCCGACGGACGGCCCACGGACGGACGGCGGGGAGTCACGGTCGACTACGACGACGGAGTCGACGGCACCGGCGACTGCACGACCGACTGCGGCCGCGCTGCCGGCGTTCGACGACCGCGACCCGTCGCTCTCGGCGTCGCTGACGGCCGCGGTGCGACTCCTCCGCGACTTCCCCGCCGCGGTGTTCCCCGCGTACCTGCTGGCGCTGGGTACCGCCAGCGTCGCCCGCGTCCCGGTGTTGCTCGGTGTCGCCGCCGCGACGGCGCTCCTCGCGACGACCGGCCGGATCGAACCGGTGTTGCAGGCGGCCGAACCCCTGTTCCGCGAGGCGCAGGCGACTACCGGGGAGCCGAGTGGCGGACCCTTCGGCGGCGGTGGTATCTTCGGCGGCGACACACCACCCGACGGCGCCAGTAGCGATCCGGGCTTCTCACCGGAACTCGAGGCGGCGCTGGCCGATCTCGTCACTCCGGAGACGGTGCTGCTCGTCCTCGGTGGTGGAGCACTCGCGCTGGTCGTCGGGCTCCTCGTCCGCGCCGTCGCCGTCGCGGTGGCGCAGTCGACGGTCTGGGCGACGTTCGCGGTCGCGGACGGACGGGGTGCGCCGGCGACTGACGACACCTCGCACCCGACCGACGACTCGGCGCGTGCGACAGACGACGCCGGACGGACGACCGGCGTCGCCTCGCGTGCGAGTCACGTCGCGTTGACCGACGGTATCCGCGGTGCGGGGCGGTGGCAGACGTTCCTCGGGTTGGCACTCGTCCGGTTGCTCGTCGCGGCTGTGCTCGTCGGTGGTTCCCTCCTCGTGACCGGCGTGTTGACCGCCCTCTCGCCCGCCGCGATCGTCCTCGGCGTGTTGGGGACCCTCGCGGCAGTGGCCGTGACGCTGGTCGTCCTGTTGGTGCTGTCGTTCGCGAACCCGGCCGCAGTCGTCGACGACCGCAGTGTCGCCGGTGCGATCCGGGGGAGTCTCGGCTTCGTCCGCCGGCACCCCGGCGAGACGGTCGTGTTCGGACTCGTCGCCGCCGGGCTGTACGTCGGTGCCGGCGTCGCCGCCGGCGCGCTGTCGGCCGCGGGCGCGGGACGTGTCGGTGGATTGTTCGTCCCGCTGGCCGTCTCGCCGCTCGTCGACCTGTTGGCGACGGGGTTGTACGCCGGCGTCCGCCGGCCGAGCGAGCGACTCGACCACGAGGCAGCGACCGATCGAGAGCCGACACCCGACCGAGCGCCGCCCGCAGACCGGACGGCGGCGGACGAGCGGCTGGAATCTGTATCCGCAGGTTCGACGGAGCAGACCGACACCACCGCGGACGACGACGGGTTCGAGTGGGTGACGGAGACCGAACCCGCCGAGACGGGGGTCGACGCGGTTCCGGAACGAGGCGCCGACGCTACGGCCGAGGGTGGAGACGAGGCCGCACCCGGGCAGGGAGACGACGCCACGACCGACCCCGGCGCCCACGACACGGGAACCGGAACGAGACGTGAGCCGTCGAGACGCGCCGACACGCCACCACTCGCCGTCTCCTCCGGCGAGCGTCGCTCACTCGCCGTCGCGCTCCGCGGACTGTTCGGCGGCGGACTCCGACGGTGTCTCGGGTTCGTCCCGCGGCATTCAGTCGCGGTCGTCGTCGCGACACTCGCGTTCGTCGCCGGCGGTGCGGGTGGGTGGGCGGTCGTCGCGCCGTCCGGGATCGCAGTGCCGCCGCCGGGTGACGTGCAGGGGGTGTTCGGCGCGTTCCCGGTGAGCACGTTCGCGAACATCGCCGCGAACAACTGGCTGGTCGCGGTCTCCGGCGCGTTCGGTGGGCTCGCGTTCGCGGTGCCGGCCGCGACCGCCGCGGCGTTCAACGGCGCCGTGATCGGCGCACTGGCCGCCGCCTTCGATCCTCGTGCGCTCGTGGCACTGGTCGCCCCGCACGGCGTGATCGAACTCCCGATCCTCGTGGTCGCGTGGGGGATGGGGCTCCACCTCGGCGCCGTCGGCTGGCGTGGTGTCCGTGGACGCGTCGACGCCGCGACGGTCGCCGGACGACTCCAGACCGTCGCGAGTGGACTGGCGGGTGTGGCCGTCCTCCTCGTCGTCGCGAGCTTCGTCGAGGCGTTCCTCACCCCGCAGATCGCGGCGCTCGTCTTGGGGTGA
- a CDS encoding type II toxin-antitoxin system RelE/ParE family toxin — protein MDALEDATQRRIVEKLDEIVTDRWRDPPAYVEPLSGVPHGKIRVGDYRLGALADRDRSVLIVYEIEHRSGAYEPGDD, from the coding sequence TTGGACGCTCTCGAGGACGCGACACAGCGACGGATCGTCGAGAAACTCGACGAGATCGTCACCGACCGGTGGCGCGACCCGCCCGCGTACGTCGAGCCACTCAGCGGCGTTCCGCACGGCAAGATCCGAGTGGGAGACTACAGACTCGGCGCGCTCGCCGATCGAGACCGCTCCGTGTTGATCGTGTACGAGATCGAACACCGCTCCGGTGCGTACGAACCCGGTGACGACTGA
- a CDS encoding Gfo/Idh/MocA family protein — protein MYQVGIVGCGVIGERLASTFAEHEATTVTVACDRDETRVSEFAADHDCEAVTDHQTLVTHEAVDVVYVGVPPAHHVAVATDALAAGRHVLCEKPIAPTADGGEELVAAAASATVADGVADGRTDGAAEADEVGPASGGDGAAAATGADRRPVTGVNLPFRYTPGFRELRERVREGAVGDVCRVDLHFRFPRWPREWQDVSWLEGREQGGPIREVGTHFLFGVEEIFGSIRRLTAEAQYAGPDRYEQSVVGSFAVDDLDGDGEVHGTLDLATDVAASEENSITVLGTDGSLSLMEWYKLIADRGEDDEQVLVDSRASSTLALVDAFVAELDGEGGDLVSFEEATRVQRAVDAVFDSGGEPVSLAADAE, from the coding sequence ATGTACCAGGTGGGGATCGTCGGCTGTGGCGTGATCGGGGAGCGACTGGCGTCGACGTTCGCGGAGCACGAGGCGACGACGGTGACGGTCGCCTGCGACCGCGACGAGACGCGCGTCTCCGAGTTCGCGGCCGACCACGACTGCGAGGCCGTGACGGACCACCAGACGCTGGTGACACACGAGGCCGTCGACGTGGTGTACGTCGGCGTCCCGCCCGCACACCACGTCGCGGTGGCGACGGACGCGCTGGCGGCCGGACGGCACGTGCTCTGTGAGAAACCGATCGCGCCGACCGCCGACGGCGGCGAGGAACTCGTCGCGGCGGCCGCGTCCGCGACGGTCGCCGACGGCGTCGCGGACGGGCGGACGGACGGCGCCGCCGAGGCCGACGAGGTGGGTCCCGCGTCGGGCGGTGACGGAGCGGCGGCCGCGACGGGCGCCGACCGGCGGCCGGTGACGGGCGTGAACCTCCCGTTCCGGTACACGCCGGGGTTCCGCGAGCTCCGCGAGCGGGTCCGCGAGGGCGCCGTCGGCGACGTGTGCCGCGTCGACTTGCACTTCCGGTTCCCGCGGTGGCCCCGCGAGTGGCAGGACGTGTCGTGGCTGGAGGGACGCGAACAGGGTGGCCCGATCCGCGAAGTGGGGACACACTTCCTGTTCGGCGTCGAGGAGATCTTCGGGTCGATCCGCCGCCTCACCGCCGAGGCCCAGTACGCCGGCCCGGACCGCTACGAGCAGTCCGTCGTCGGCTCGTTCGCCGTCGACGATCTCGACGGCGACGGGGAGGTCCACGGGACGCTGGACCTGGCGACGGACGTGGCCGCGAGCGAGGAGAACTCCATCACCGTGTTGGGGACCGACGGGTCGCTGTCGCTGATGGAGTGGTACAAACTGATCGCAGACCGCGGCGAGGACGACGAGCAGGTGTTGGTCGACAGTCGAGCGTCCTCAACGCTGGCTCTCGTTGACGCCTTCGTCGCGGAACTCGACGGCGAAGGTGGCGATCTAGTGTCCTTCGAGGAGGCGACACGGGTGCAACGCGCCGTCGACGCCGTGTTCGACTCGGGGGGCGAGCCGGTGTCGCTCGCCGCGGACGCCGAGTGA
- a CDS encoding transcription antitermination protein, with protein sequence MDAEEFTDTLRDAHETPLSRLGSSKSLYALTGGEMAGDAVRAVVAREAALVADALAGWSDDETGETSDASRELFADVAATADEHAGIGEPDDRAFPDVEALAATEGEAARLGALLARQVLADTRIGQAVGFFVGDADPSGANEFRDLREDVTADLAAVQTRLGDVVAAADDPEAAREAARTAADEVLTAAYDDYVETLESLGVEPKNVC encoded by the coding sequence ATGGACGCCGAGGAGTTCACCGACACGCTCCGGGACGCACACGAGACGCCGCTGTCGCGGCTCGGCTCGTCGAAGTCGCTGTACGCGCTCACCGGCGGGGAGATGGCCGGCGACGCGGTGCGGGCCGTCGTCGCTCGCGAGGCCGCCCTCGTCGCCGACGCGCTCGCCGGGTGGAGCGACGACGAGACCGGGGAGACCAGCGACGCGAGTCGGGAGCTGTTCGCCGACGTGGCGGCGACGGCGGACGAGCACGCCGGGATCGGCGAGCCGGACGACCGCGCGTTCCCGGACGTGGAAGCGTTGGCGGCCACGGAGGGCGAGGCGGCGCGTCTCGGGGCGCTACTCGCCCGGCAGGTGCTCGCCGACACCCGGATAGGGCAGGCGGTCGGGTTCTTCGTCGGCGACGCCGACCCGTCCGGTGCGAACGAGTTCCGGGACCTCCGCGAGGACGTGACCGCCGACCTCGCGGCCGTCCAGACCCGACTCGGCGATGTCGTCGCCGCGGCCGACGACCCCGAGGCGGCTCGCGAGGCGGCACGGACGGCCGCCGACGAGGTACTGACGGCCGCCTACGACGACTACGTGGAGACGCTGGAGTCGCTGGGCGTCGAACCGAAGAACGTCTGTTGA